One genomic window of Punica granatum isolate Tunisia-2019 chromosome 1, ASM765513v2, whole genome shotgun sequence includes the following:
- the LOC116216066 gene encoding DEAD-box ATP-dependent RNA helicase 47, mitochondrial, whose translation MSALVSTRFLLPSLAFQRLPFLSRAAFLHRSAVLLGRVDIDHGPLTLATLGFKSKLEKNSDNKRHKSKPEISPVKLPVDEVKPMRTSKSKPIVAKRSLELETAPFAAQSFSELGLPPSLLQRLELEGFKVPTDVQSAAIPTILKSHDIVIQSYTGSGKTLAYLLPILSVVGPLRRSSPDSSCEPGKKMEIEAVIVAPSRELGMQIVREVEKLLGPTEKKAVQQLVGGANRSRQEEALKKNKPSIVVGTPGRVAEISAAGKLHTHSCRFLVLDEVDELLSFNFREDMHRILEHVGRRPGLGQDARGGLKGPLERRAERQTIMVSATVPFSVIRAARSWGNNPLLVQAQKIIPLESATPSGPIDISNTASRSSEASSSQDQAPAVSLPPSLKHYYCISKLQHKVDTLRRCIHALDARSVIAFMNNSKQLKDAVFKLEARGISALELHGDLGKLARSTTLKKFKSGEVRVLVTNELSARGLDVAECDLVVNLDLPTDSVHYAHRAGRTGRLGRKGTVVSICEEPEAFVVKKLQKQLGVVIPACEFLEGKLVVRGEEGKSLEAMR comes from the coding sequence ATGTCTGCACTAGTCTCCACGCGGTTTCTTCTCCCATCACTGGCTTTCCAACGGCTGCCCTTTCTCTCAAGGGCAGCTTTTCTACACAGAAGCGCAGTTTTACTCGGTCGAGTTGACATCGACCATGGGCCCCTCACTCTGGCCACCCTAGGATTCAAAAGCAAGCTTGAGAAAAATAGCGACAACAAGAGGCATAAATCTAAGCCTGAAATATCTCCTGTCAAACTACCCGTAGATGAAGTGAAGCCAATGAGAACCAGCAAGAGCAAGCCCATTGTGGCGAAAAGATCACTTGAACTGGAAACAGCTCCATTTGCAGCCCAATCATTCTCAGAGCTTGGGTTGCCCCCTTCGCTGTTGCAGAGATTAGAGCTTGAAGGGTTTAAGGTTCCAACTGACGTTCAGTCCGCTGCAATTCCCACGATCTTAAAGAGCCACGATATTGTTATTCAGTCTTACACAGGGTCAGGAAAGACACTGGCTTATCTCCTCCCAATACTATCTGTAGTGGGTCCCTTGAGGAGGAGCTCTCCCGACAGCAGCTGTGAACCAGGGAAGAAGATGGAAATCGAAGCGGTTATAGTTGCACCCTCTAGGGAGCTGGGAATGCAGATTGTGAGGGAAGTTGAGAAGCTGCTGGGGCCAACGGAGAAGAAAGCGGTTCAGCAGCTTGTGGGTGGAGCTAATCGCTCGAGGCAAGAGGAAGCccttaagaaaaataaaccgTCCATTGTGGTGGGAACACCTGGGCGGGTTGCTGAGATCAGCGCAGCAGGGAAGCTCCACACTCATAGCTGCCGTTTCTTGGTCTTAGACGAAGTGGACGAGCTTCTCTCATTCAACTTCCGGGAAGATATGCATAGGATACTGGAGCATGTGGGAAGGAGACCAGGCCTTGGCCAGGACGCTCGAGGAGGCCTAAAAGGCCCGCTTGAGAGGCGGGCAGAACGTCAGACTATAATGGTCTCGGCCACTGTCCCCTTCTCAGTGATAAGGGCTGCTCGGAGCTGGGGCAACAACCCACTTCTGGTACAGGCCCAGAAGATTATCCCTCTTGAATCAGCAACTCCCTCTGGGCCTATTGATATCTCGAACACTGCTTCTCGTTCAAGCGAAGCCTCGAGTTCCCAAGACCAGGCCCCAGCAGTGAGCCTTCCTCCGTCTCTGAAGCACTACTATTGCATCTCTAAGCTGCAACACAAAGTTGACACATTAAGAAGATGCATCCATGCTCTTGATGCCAGATCCGTCATAGCCTTCATGAACAATTCAAAACAGCTAAAAGATGCTGTCTTTAAGCTTGAGGCCCGAGGAATCAGCGCTTTAGAGCTTCATGGAGACCTCGGAAAGCTTGCAAGGTCTACGACCCTGAAGAAGTTCAAGAGTGGAGAAGTCCGAGTTCTTGTAACAAATGAGCTCTCAGCAAGGGGCTTAGATGTGGCCGAATGTGACCTCGTGGTTAATTTGGACCTGCCCACGGACTCGGTTCATTACGCTCATCGGGCTGGTCGGACTGGAAGGCTTGGGAGGAAGGGGACTGTGGTCTCAATATGCGAAGAGCCTGAAGCATTTGTTGTGAAGAAACTACAGAAGCAGCTCGGAGTTGTGATTCCCGCTTGCGAGTTTCTTGAAGGCAAGCTTGTAGTGAGAGGCGAGGAAGGAAAGAGTTTGGAGGCTATGCGGTGA
- the LOC116216079 gene encoding CASP-like protein 4A4, which yields MVRANLCEEVSMAGVSPGSFAQQLPTPSPFSFSVASTRWSSRPPIHLSGLYLRFLALVLSFVSALSLANPPKSKGQGGSSFDKCPELMYCFVVSIVAFVYSAFQLFKGVCDISYRGIVISDKVSDYLSFILDQMVAYLLTSSSSVGILAIQQAERNSPLWKAAIISVSMSFAIFVVVATCALFSGYKLCKRISW from the exons ATGGTGAGAGCTAACCTGTGTGAGGAGGTATCCATGGCGGGTGTGTCCCCGGGCTCTTTCGCTCAGCAGCTCCCGACCCCTTCTCCCTTCTCCTTCTCGGTTGCCTCCACGAGGTGGAGCTCGAGACCCCCGATCCACCTCTCTGGTCTCTATCTCCGGTTCCTGGCGCTCGTCCTCTCGTTTGTCTCTGCCCTGTCGCTCGCCAACCCACCGAAGAGCAAAGGCCAGGGAGGCTCCAGCTTCGATAAGTGCCCAGAGTTGAT GTACTGCTTCGTCGTGAGCATAGTGGCTTTCGTTTACTCAGCTTTTCAGCTCTTCAAAGGTGTTTGCGACATTTCCTACAGAGGCATTGTGATCTCTGACAAAGTCTCTGACTACCTCAGCTTCATTCTAGACCAG ATGGTAGCTTACCTTCTCACATCGAGTTCTTCAGTAGGGATACTGGCGATTCAACAAGCTGAGAGAAATTCACCCCTTTGGAAAGCTGCAATCATATCTGTCAGCATGTCTTTTGCAATTTTCGTGGTAGTGGCAACCTGTGCTCTGTTTTCAGGCTACAAGCTCTGTAAGAGAATTAGTTGGTGA
- the LOC116207139 gene encoding bifunctional UDP-glucose 4-epimerase and UDP-xylose 4-epimerase 1, whose translation MAGQSYPPPRQNTRLDSLTKKKNHSFLRSLSLSLSLLSRPSLYLTFIQTVLPRLLAGACQFACSVILFIPLPLSLSLSLSLPPLLLLLLLLCVVMGSSAADSSPDKTILVTGGAGFIGTHTVVQLLEGGFRVSIIDNLDNSVPEAVDRVRELVGPQLAGNLDFHLGDLRNREDLEKLFSQTKFDAVIHFAGLKAVGESVANPRRYFDNNLVGTINLYEVMAKYDCKKMVFSSSATVYGQPEKIPCIEDFQLMAMNPYGRTKLFLEEIARDIQKAEPEWKIILLRYFNPVGAHESGRIGEDPKGIPNNLMPYIQQVAVGRLPELNVYGHDYPTRDGSAVRDYIHVMDLADGHIAALQKLFTTPDIGCTAYNLGTGRGTSVLEMVAAFEKASGKKIPIKLCPRRPGDATEVYASTEKAEKELGWKAKYGVEEMCRDQWKWASNNPWGYQSKP comes from the exons ATGGCGGGACAG TCTTATCCTCCTCCTCGTCAAAATACTCGCCTTGATTCgctcacaaaaaaaaaaaaccattctTTTTtgcgctctctctctctctctctctctctcctctctcgtCCCTCTCTATATCTGACATTCATTCAAACGGTGCTTCCTCGCTTACTTGCTGGTGCTTGCCAGTTTGCCTGCTCCGTCATCCTCTTCAtacccctccctctctctctctctctctctctctctctacctcctctgctcctcctcctcctcctactCTGCGTTGTAATGGGATCGTCGGCGGCGGATTCTTCACCCGACAAGACCATCCTCGTCACCGGCGGTGCGGGGTTCATCGGGACCCACACTGTGGTCCAGCTCCTCGAGGGCGGGTTCAGGGTCTCCATCATCGACAACCTCGACAACTCCGTCCCCGAGGCCGTTGACCGCGTCCGCGAGCTCGTCGGTCCCCAGCTCGCCGGCAACCTCGACTTCCACCTC gGCGATCTCAGGAACAGGGAGGACTTGGAGAAGCTGTTTTCTCAGACCAA ATTCGATGCGGTGATACACTTTGCGGGGCTTAAGGCTGTCGGGGAGAGCGTGGCGAATCCTCGAAGATATTTTGACAACAATTTGGTCGGGACCATTAATCTGTACGAGGTCATGGCTAAGTATGATTGCAAGAAG ATGGTTTTCTCATCTTCTGCAACTGTCTATGGTCAACCTGAGAAGATACCTTGCATCGAGGATTTCCAGTTAATGGCCATGAATCCTTATGGAAGAACCAAG CTTTTCCTCGAAGAAATTGCTCGAGACATTCAAAAGGCAGAACCCGAGTGGAAGATTATACTGTTGAGATATTTCAACCCAGTCGGGGCTCATGAGAGCGGCAGAATCGGTGAAGATCCAAAAGGGATCCCAAACAACCTGATGCCTTACATACAACAAGTCGCGGTTGGCAGGCTGCCTGAGCTTAATGTGTATGGGCATGATTATCCCACACGCGACGGAAGTGCG GTTCGAGACTACATCCATGTAATGGACTTGGCAGATGGTCACATTGCTGCCCTTCAGAAGCTCTTCACAACACCCGACATAG GTTGCACGGCATACAACTTAGGGACTGGACGTGGAACGTCAGTCCTCGAAATGGTAGCTGCATTCGAGAAAGCCTCGGGCAAG AAAATTCCAATCAAACTATGTCCAAGAAGACCGGGAGATGCCACGGAGGTGTATGCCTCCACGGAGAAGGCTGAGAAGGAACTCGGGTGGAA GGCAAAGTATGGCGTGGAGGAGATGTGCAGGGACCAGTGGAAGTGGGCAAGCAACAACCCTTGGGGTTATCAGTCCAAGCCTTGa
- the LOC116196897 gene encoding transcription factor MYB3R-2-like encodes MAKVEEELHVGSLRDARTSGCASFLNGRFNESASTTVFRRSGGPVRRSPCGWTKQEDELLTAAVTTFNGKNWKKIAKCVLGKTRTQCFYRWHKVLNPEVVKGSWTEKEDNQLRELVKQNGARRWAFIAKSLPGRVGKQCRERWYNHLDPTIKKDAWTIEEESVLARCHEVYGNKWTVIARYLPGRTDNSIKNHWNCHMKETFASRSTGCMMDKSETDPEFCSSDISSQILKVKSEEQSPGEEEHLPGRRPLLRDGTVLCPTDLVLGGFYSSVTKSSKSSPTNAVFCGDDTPFGCSLGISLPGAASGNLITSPVQASPSLTCERPESPNRLSLRVPTAKSCSQMLYPCIDSLRSGPTESSGGSSTSAVDFEAPSIMRRTTSKKMARLISSGSVSDYAFKTKTGVSYLQKPGISAAIASLRKCLEHALHASDRPFFKWKSQH; translated from the exons ATGGCGAAAGTTGAGGAGGAGCTTCACGTGGGTTCACTGCGGGATGCGAGGACCAGTGGCTGTGCTTCTTTCCTTAATGGAAGATTCAACGAATCCGCCAGCACTACTGTTTTCAG GAGGAGTGGTGGTCCTGTTAGACGATCCCCATGTGGTTGGACTAAGCAAGAG GATGAGCTTTTAACTGCAGCAGTCACTACGTTCAATGGCAAGAACTGGAAGAAAATAG CAAAATGCGTCCTTGGAAAGACGAGAACTCAATGCTTTTATCGGTGGCACAAGGTTCTAAATCCTGAAGTCGTCAAAGGATCTTGGACAGAGAAG GAAGATAATCAGCTAAGGGAATTGGTCAAACAAAATGGTGCAAGGAGATGGGCTTTTATTGCAAAGTCCTTGCCTGGACGTGTGGGCAAGCAGTGCAGAGAGAG GTGGTATAATCACTTAGATCCTACAATAAAGAAAGATGCTTGGACGATCGAGGAGGAGTCGGTGCTTGCCCGTTGCCATGAGGTATATGGTAACAAGTGGACTGTTATAGCAAGATATCTTCCTGGAAG GACAGACAATTCGATCAAGAATCACTGGAATTGTCATATGAAGGAGACTTTTGCCTCACGGTCCACTGGCTGCATGATGGATAAATCTGAAACTGATCCTGAGTTTTGTAGTTCTGATATAAGTTCGCAAATCCTGAAGGTTAAGTCGGAGGAGCAAAGTCCTGGCGAAGAAGAACATTTACCTGGACGAAGACCATTACTGAGGGACGGAACTGTGCTCTGTCCTACAGATCTGGTTCTCGGAGGTTTTTACAGCAGTGTCACTAAAAGTTCAAAAAGTTCGCCTACAAATGCTGTCTTTTGTGGAGATGATACGCCATTTGGCTGTTCTTTGGGTATCTCATTGCCGGGAGCTGCTTCTGGGAACTTAATTACTAGCCCAGTCCAGGCTTCTCCTTCACTGACTTGTGAGAGGCCAGAATCACCTAATAGGCTGAGTCTTCGTGTGCCTACTGCAAAGTCATGCAGTCAAATGCTATACCCTTGTATAGATTCTCTGAGATCGGGACCTACTGAGAGTAGCGGTGGATCCTCAACCTCAGCAGTGGACTTTGAAGCTCCTTCCATAATGAGGAGAACAACTTCTAAGAAGATGGCTCGTCTAATCTCTTCAGGTTCTGTCAGCGATTATGCTTTCAAGACGAAGACAGGAGTTTCGTATTTACAGAAGCCCGGGATTTCAGCTGCCATTGCGTCTCTCCGAAAATGCCTAGAACATGCTTTGCATGCTTCAGATAGGCCCTTCTTCAAATGGAAGTCTCAGCACTGA